Proteins encoded within one genomic window of Theobroma cacao cultivar B97-61/B2 chromosome 7, Criollo_cocoa_genome_V2, whole genome shotgun sequence:
- the LOC18593828 gene encoding monodehydroascorbate reductase, seedling isozyme: MALFYPVFGSLKIIFGPFEQCLNCKKNFEENMKMMKRLSEELDSLKEDIELRISAECHAGTMQTEEVKNWLEDVQRIKSETEVIEQKAGDKKFLSGAFLGKKVEVKVVELKAFLKKGKTFLGLVKYFRYIIIGGGVAAGYAAREFDRQGLKPGELAIISKEAVAPYERPALSKGYLNPKGAARLPEFHVCVGSGGERLLPGWYKEKGIQLFLSTEIVKVNLGSRTLISAAGETFKYQTLIIATGSTVIRLTDFKIEGADAKNIFYLRELEDADELAESMKTKKNGKAVIVGGGYIGLEVGAAMRINNFDVSMIYPEPWCMPRLFTPAIAAFYESYYANKGIKIIKGTVAVGFNANPNGEVTGVKLNNGRVLEADIVVVGVGARPLTTLFKGQVEEEKGGIKTDKFFKTSMPGVYAVGDVAAFPIKLYNEVRRVEHVDHARKSAEQAVKAIKASETGKEIEEYDYLPYFYSRSFNLSWQFYGDNVGDTVLFGDNNPSSPKPKFGSFWIKDGKVVGAFLEGGTPEENKAMAKIARLQPRVENVDQLKKEGLAFASKI, from the coding sequence ATGGCTTTGTTCTACCCAGTTTTTGGAAGTCTGAAGATAATCTTTGGCCCTTTTGAACAATGTTTGaactgtaaaaaaaattttgaggaaaataTGAAGATGATGAAACGACTGTCGGAAGAGTTAGACAGTCTTAAGGAAGATATTGAACTGAGAATAAGTGCAGAGTGTCATGCTGGGACAATGCAAACAGAAGAAGTCAAAAACTGGCTAGAGGATGTCCAGAGGATCAAAAGTGAAACTGAAGTCATCGAACAGAAGGCGGGAGATAAGAAATTCCTCTCAGGTGCATTCCTAGGAAAGAAGGTTGAGGTTAAGGTTGTGGAACTCAAGGCATTTCTTAAGAAAGGTAAAACCTTTCTTGGCTTGGTAAAGTATTTCAGGTACATTATTATTGGTGGTGGAGTTGCAGCAGGATATGCAGCTAGGGAGTTTGATAGGCAGGGCCTTAAGCCAGGGGAGTTGGCAATTATTTCCAAAGAGGCTGTGGCTCCTTATGAACGTCCTGCACTGAGCAAGGGATATCTAAATCCTAAGGGAGCTGCAAGACTGCCTGAGTTCCATGTCTGTGTTGGAAGTGgaggagagagattgcttccTGGGTGgtataaagaaaaaggaattcaaTTGTTCCTTAGTACAGAAATAGTGAAAGTAAATCTTGGTTCTAGGACTCTGATAAGTGCTGCGGGAGAAACCTTTAAGTATCAGACTTTGATAATTGCAACTGGTTCCACAGTAATAAGGTTGACAGATTTCAAGATAGAAGGAGCTGATGCCAAGAACATCTTCTACCTGAGAGAACTTGAAGATGCTGATGAACTTGCAGAATCaatgaaaacaaagaagaatgGAAAGGCTGTGATTGTTGGAGGAGGATACATTGGTCTTGAAGTTGGAGCAGCTATGAGAATCAACAATTTTGATGTCAGCATGATTTACCCTGAACCTTGGTGCATGCCTCGGCTTTTCACACCAGCTATAGCTGCTTTTTATGAAAGTTATTATGCAAATAAAGGAATCAAAATTATCAAGGGAACAGTGGCAGTTGGCTTCAACGCTAATCCCAATGGAGAGGTGACAGGAGTGAAACTTAACAATGGCAGGGTGCTTGAAGCTGACATTGTTGTTGTTGGTGTTGGGGCAAGACCCCTTACCACATTGTTCAAAGGGCAGGTTGAAGAGGAGAAAGGTGGAATCAAAACCGATAAATTCTTCAAGACAAGCATGCCTGGTGTGTATGCTGTGGGAGATGTGGCTGCCTTCCCAATTAAACTGTATAATGAGGTGAGGAGAGTTGAGCATGTTGACCATGCCCGCAAATCTGCTGAGCAGGCTGTCAAGGCTATCAAGGCAAGTGAAACAGGGAAAGAAATCGAAGAGTATGATTACCTTCCATACTTTTACTCTCGTTCCTTTAACCTGTCATGGCAGTTCTATGGAGACAATGTTGGTGACACTGTGCTATTCGGAGACAACAATCCATCATCACCAAAGCCTAAGTTTGGGTCTTTCTGGATCAAAGATGGAAAGGTGGTAGGAGCTTTCCTAGAGGGTGGAACCCCTGAAGAGAACAAGGCTATGGCAAAAATTGCTAGGCTCCAACCTCGAGTTGAGAACGTAGATCAACTGAAAAAGGAAGGTCTTGCCTTTGCCAGTAagatttaa